A stretch of Flavobacterium sp. N2270 DNA encodes these proteins:
- a CDS encoding outer membrane lipoprotein carrier protein LolA, with protein MKQISSLVFLLFTTLFFAQESKMTAAEITKFKSTIEKETKTIKTIKTDFIQYKHLDFLSKDIETSGKMTFKAPNLLNWQYTKPYEYSIVFKNNKVYINDQGKKSTVDGKMFEKINSLIVGSVSGNMFDDKEFTITYFKSKEFNITKLVPKTATIKKYIKEVELYFPKNESTVAQVKLIEPSNDYTKIVFKNKVINAKVDDSAFTN; from the coding sequence ATGAAACAAATTAGTAGTCTTGTTTTCTTATTGTTTACAACACTTTTTTTTGCGCAAGAATCAAAAATGACAGCTGCAGAAATTACAAAATTTAAAAGCACGATTGAAAAAGAAACAAAAACAATAAAAACAATAAAAACAGATTTTATTCAATATAAACATTTAGATTTTTTATCAAAAGACATTGAAACTTCTGGTAAAATGACTTTTAAAGCGCCTAACTTATTGAATTGGCAATACACAAAACCATATGAATACAGTATTGTTTTTAAAAACAACAAAGTTTACATCAATGATCAAGGTAAAAAAAGTACGGTTGATGGAAAAATGTTTGAAAAAATAAACAGTCTAATTGTAGGAAGCGTTAGTGGAAATATGTTTGACGATAAAGAATTTACTATCACTTACTTTAAATCAAAAGAATTTAATATTACGAAGCTCGTTCCCAAAACGGCAACGATTAAAAAATACATTAAAGAAGTTGAATTGTATTTTCCTAAGAATGAATCTACAGTTGCTCAAGTAAAATTAATTGAACCATCAAACGATTATACTAAAATTGTTTTTAAAAATAAAGTAATCAATGCAAAAGTGGACGATTCGGCTTTTACTAATTAG
- a CDS encoding C45 family autoproteolytic acyltransferase/hydolase: MNKSIQIIVAFVSFFVLNSCGISKSIQHKPILTGYNNQIPEVIKHNDSLFSSGKNYLIKNKQQLWELHVSGDALERGLTIGSLTQPLIHKQEKVFFSKIESIVPSKFKLSLLRQFLKWYNRKLYLHVPEEFKTEIYGVSQYASDDYEKIAPKYLRSLYLHGAHDIGHALQDLALVGCSSLAVWGDKSEDGSLVVGRNFDFYAGDEFAEDKIIAFITPKKGHPFMMVTWGGMIGVVSGMNKEGLSITINAGKSEIPLVAKTPISILAREILQYASTIEEAIAIAKSREVFVAESIMVSSAKDKKAILIEVSPDNFGVFEVENNNQLVCSNHFQSASYKDDKRNSNHIVESHSKYRFDRMNELLSEEEKMNPLKVADILRNKEGLENIDLGYGNEKALNQLLAHHGIIFKPEQRMVWVSSNPYQLGEFVAYDLNKIFDTKEVKFETVGTQEFNIPEDNFINSKAFKSYEKYRVLDREIDISLENNQEISPEKVKIYQNANPNLWIVYYKIGNYYYDKGWLKAAEIQFEKALTKEVTTLPSKVVIEKKLKSIKRKLN, from the coding sequence ATGAATAAAAGTATTCAAATAATTGTTGCATTTGTATCGTTCTTCGTTTTAAATTCTTGCGGAATTTCAAAATCAATTCAGCATAAACCTATTTTAACAGGCTATAATAATCAAATACCAGAAGTTATCAAGCATAATGATTCTTTGTTTTCTTCGGGTAAAAACTATTTAATAAAAAATAAACAACAATTGTGGGAACTACATGTTTCTGGTGATGCTTTAGAAAGAGGACTTACTATTGGAAGTTTAACACAACCTTTAATTCATAAACAAGAAAAAGTTTTTTTCTCAAAAATAGAAAGTATCGTTCCTTCAAAATTTAAATTAAGCTTACTAAGGCAATTTTTAAAATGGTACAATAGAAAATTATATTTACATGTTCCTGAAGAGTTTAAAACTGAGATTTACGGAGTTTCTCAGTATGCTTCTGATGATTATGAGAAAATAGCGCCAAAATACCTTAGAAGTCTTTATTTGCATGGAGCTCATGATATTGGACATGCTTTACAAGATTTAGCCTTGGTAGGATGTTCTTCTTTAGCTGTTTGGGGCGATAAATCAGAGGATGGTTCTTTAGTAGTAGGTAGAAATTTTGATTTTTATGCTGGCGATGAATTTGCTGAAGATAAAATTATTGCGTTTATAACTCCCAAAAAAGGACATCCATTCATGATGGTTACTTGGGGAGGAATGATTGGTGTGGTTTCGGGGATGAATAAAGAAGGTCTTTCTATTACAATTAATGCAGGAAAGTCCGAAATTCCATTAGTTGCTAAAACACCAATTTCTATTTTAGCACGCGAAATTTTACAATATGCTTCCACAATTGAGGAAGCTATTGCAATTGCCAAAAGTCGAGAAGTTTTTGTTGCCGAATCGATTATGGTTTCAAGCGCAAAAGATAAAAAAGCCATTTTAATTGAAGTTTCTCCGGATAATTTTGGTGTTTTTGAAGTAGAAAATAACAATCAGTTGGTTTGTTCTAATCATTTTCAAAGCGCAAGTTATAAAGACGATAAAAGAAATAGCAATCATATTGTAGAAAGCCATTCTAAGTATCGTTTTGATAGAATGAACGAACTTTTATCTGAAGAAGAAAAAATGAACCCTTTAAAAGTGGCCGATATTCTTAGAAATAAAGAAGGGCTTGAGAATATTGATTTAGGTTACGGAAATGAAAAAGCATTAAATCAGTTATTGGCACATCATGGAATAATTTTTAAACCCGAACAAAGAATGGTTTGGGTTTCATCAAATCCATATCAATTGGGTGAGTTTGTAGCTTATGATTTAAATAAAATTTTTGATACCAAAGAAGTGAAATTTGAAACTGTTGGAACTCAAGAATTCAATATTCCTGAAGATAATTTTATCAATTCAAAAGCATTTAAAAGTTATGAAAAATACAGGGTTTTGGATAGAGAAATAGATATTTCTTTAGAAAACAACCAAGAAATTAGTCCAGAAAAGGTTAAGATTTATCAAAATGCTAATCCAAATTTATGGATTGTTTATTACAAAATAGGTAACTATTACTATGATAAAGGTTGGTTAAAAGCGGCTGAAATACAATTTGAAAAGGCATTGACTAAAGAAGTTACAACTTTGCCAAGTAAAGTAGTAATCGAAAAAAAATTAAAGAGTATTAAAAGAAAATTAAACTAA
- a CDS encoding polysaccharide deacetylase family protein, producing the protein MLKHKNIAILCSVVFIFLFTLSFFFNVNSIFFILLFLVWLTITTWGVFDIRSQYFIKTYCNNSVVNEKIISISFDDGPHLMTHKVLDVLAKYNVKATFFCIGNQIEKDPEILKRIVNEGHLVGNHSYSHSNFFGTFSTKKVIEELEKTRKIILDITGKNTLYFRPPFGVTNPKISRAIKATRYKAIGWNIRSLDTVIKSEDEILKRVKNKIKPGGIILFHDTSLKTVSVLERLLLFLQEEYKIVPIDYLINESPYANETN; encoded by the coding sequence ATGCTAAAACACAAAAACATAGCTATTTTATGTAGTGTTGTTTTTATTTTTCTATTCACTTTAAGTTTCTTTTTTAATGTGAATAGCATTTTTTTTATTCTTTTATTTTTAGTTTGGTTAACTATAACAACTTGGGGTGTTTTTGATATTCGATCTCAATATTTCATTAAAACATATTGTAATAATTCAGTTGTTAACGAAAAAATAATATCAATTTCTTTTGATGATGGTCCACATTTAATGACCCATAAAGTTTTGGATGTTTTAGCTAAATATAATGTTAAAGCTACTTTTTTTTGCATTGGAAATCAAATTGAAAAAGATCCAGAAATTTTAAAACGAATTGTTAACGAAGGTCATCTTGTAGGAAATCATTCGTATTCACATTCTAATTTTTTTGGAACATTTTCTACTAAGAAAGTTATTGAAGAGTTGGAAAAAACAAGAAAAATAATATTAGATATAACAGGTAAAAACACCTTGTATTTTAGACCGCCATTTGGAGTAACTAATCCTAAAATTTCTCGTGCAATAAAAGCCACAAGGTATAAAGCCATTGGCTGGAATATTCGTTCTTTGGATACTGTGATAAAATCTGAAGATGAGATTCTTAAAAGAGTTAAAAATAAGATTAAACCTGGTGGAATAATCTTATTTCATGATACTTCTTTAAAAACAGTGAGTGTTTTGGAACGGTTATTGTTATTTTTGCAAGAAGAATATAAAATAGTACCAATAGATTATTTAATAAATGAATCGCCTTATGCAAATGAAACAAATTAG
- a CDS encoding DUF2062 domain-containing protein produces MNFTGTISDRISSLNVCIIIPTYNNCKTLERVINGVLEQTTNIIVVNDGSTDDTVSILNNYSQITVLQIQKNKGKGNALRHGFKKAKELNYDYAITIDSDGQHFPDDIPVFLDALEQENSPVLLIGSRNMTEENVPKKSSFGNKFSNFWFWFETGIKLDDTQSGYRLYPLNNIPNNFFTNKFEFEIEVIVRTAWKGVSVKNIPIKILYDPNERVTHFRPFQDFTRISILNTILVIITLFYIKPRNFIMSFKKKSFKDFIKEDILSSNDSNSIKATSIALGTFIGIAPFWGFQTVLVIFLAVFLKLNKALAFTFSNISIPPMIPFVIYGSMKVGSIFIEDKKAIIIKNETVFNTIKDNLLQYVVGSLFLATVASILFGFASYLLLSLFRKSAK; encoded by the coding sequence ATGAATTTTACAGGAACAATATCTGATAGAATTTCTTCATTAAATGTTTGTATAATTATTCCTACTTATAATAATTGCAAGACATTAGAAAGAGTTATTAATGGCGTTTTAGAACAAACTACAAATATTATTGTCGTTAATGATGGTTCTACTGATGATACTGTTTCTATTTTAAATAACTATTCCCAAATTACTGTTTTACAAATTCAAAAAAATAAGGGTAAAGGAAATGCTTTACGCCATGGTTTTAAAAAAGCAAAAGAACTTAACTACGATTATGCCATTACAATTGATTCTGATGGTCAACATTTCCCAGACGACATTCCTGTTTTTTTAGATGCGTTAGAACAAGAAAACAGCCCTGTTTTATTAATAGGAAGCCGAAATATGACGGAAGAAAATGTACCAAAAAAGAGTAGTTTTGGTAATAAATTTTCTAATTTTTGGTTTTGGTTCGAAACCGGAATTAAATTAGACGATACACAATCTGGTTATCGATTGTATCCATTGAATAACATTCCAAATAATTTTTTTACCAATAAATTTGAATTTGAAATAGAAGTAATTGTTAGAACTGCATGGAAAGGTGTTTCTGTTAAAAATATTCCCATTAAAATTTTATACGATCCAAATGAACGTGTAACGCATTTTAGACCTTTTCAAGACTTTACGAGAATTAGTATTTTAAACACAATTTTAGTAATTATCACTCTTTTTTATATTAAGCCAAGAAACTTTATTATGAGTTTCAAAAAAAAAAGCTTTAAAGATTTTATAAAAGAAGACATACTTTCTAGCAACGATTCTAATTCTATTAAAGCAACTTCAATTGCTTTAGGAACTTTTATAGGAATTGCTCCTTTTTGGGGCTTTCAGACAGTTTTAGTGATTTTTTTAGCTGTTTTTTTAAAATTGAATAAAGCTTTAGCATTTACTTTTTCAAATATTAGTATTCCTCCTATGATTCCTTTTGTAATTTATGGTTCTATGAAAGTAGGTTCTATTTTTATAGAGGATAAAAAAGCAATTATTATAAAAAATGAAACTGTATTCAATACTATAAAAGACAATTTACTTCAATATGTTGTTGGAAGTTTATTTTTAGCAACTGTTGCTTCAATTCTTTTCGGTTTTGCTAGTTATTTATTACTTTCGTTGTTTAGAAAATCAGCTAAGTAA
- a CDS encoding porin family protein — MKKVAIATLLCFLGLTQVNAQVSFKPGLRAGLNLSHFTQTDDSDEDFKSKSDFYIGGFGELKLTKYYTLQPEITYSRQGSKYEYRGSSNSTTFDATYLSFAVVNKFTFNDKFNFHVGPTIDFLVEKDRRIDYNSDVDLAFLLGLGYNFNSNFGIEARVKKGIVPVLDYNDSQTNVVFSFGATYTFDIK; from the coding sequence ATGAAAAAAGTAGCTATTGCAACACTATTATGCTTTTTAGGATTAACACAAGTTAATGCTCAGGTATCGTTTAAACCAGGTTTAAGAGCAGGTTTAAATCTTTCACATTTTACACAAACTGATGATAGCGATGAAGATTTCAAATCAAAATCAGATTTTTATATTGGTGGTTTTGGAGAATTGAAACTTACGAAATATTACACTTTACAGCCAGAAATCACCTATTCTAGACAAGGATCTAAATATGAATATAGAGGATCGTCTAATTCTACTACTTTTGATGCTACATATTTATCTTTTGCAGTAGTAAATAAATTTACATTTAATGATAAATTTAATTTTCATGTTGGCCCAACAATTGATTTTTTAGTTGAGAAGGATAGAAGAATAGATTATAATAGTGATGTTGATTTAGCATTTTTACTTGGTTTGGGATATAATTTCAATTCTAATTTTGGTATTGAAGCTAGAGTTAAAAAAGGAATTGTTCCTGTTCTAGATTATAATGACTCTCAAACTAATGTTGTATTCTCTTTTGGAGCAACTTATACTTTCGATATTAAATAA
- a CDS encoding 3-hydroxyacyl-ACP dehydratase — MLLKDFYKVVQIEKISETKYNSIIELNKDHDVFKGHFPGNPVTPGVCMMQIIKELAQEIVGSSLVMTSSSNVKFMAIINPEINATLRLELEFVGDISTDLKVKNTTYFDETVALKLTNTYIKA, encoded by the coding sequence ATGTTACTAAAGGATTTTTACAAAGTAGTGCAAATTGAAAAAATTTCTGAAACGAAATACAATTCTATAATTGAATTGAATAAAGATCATGATGTTTTTAAAGGACATTTTCCTGGAAATCCTGTAACTCCTGGGGTTTGTATGATGCAAATAATTAAAGAACTTGCGCAAGAAATTGTTGGGAGTTCTTTAGTTATGACCAGTTCGTCAAACGTAAAATTCATGGCAATTATTAACCCAGAAATAAACGCTACATTGCGTCTTGAATTAGAATTTGTTGGAGATATTTCTACAGACTTAAAAGTAAAAAACACTACTTATTTTGACGAAACTGTAGCTTTAAAACTAACTAATACTTATATAAAAGCATAA
- a CDS encoding phytoene desaturase family protein encodes MKKKYDIVIVGSGLGGLVSAIILAKEGKSVCVLEKNNQYGGNLQTFVRDKTIFDTGIHYIGGLSKGQNLNDYFTYIGIMDELKLKKMDENAFDVISFDDDTNEYPHAQGYENFIQQLSSFFPEEEEVIRSYCEKIQYTCDSFPLYNLREGAGYSNEVLSINAKAYLDELTSNEKLKAVLAGTNFLYAGIADKTPLYVHALSVNSYIQSSYRCINGGSQITKQLIKQLRKYGGEVYKHKEIVGFGYEEGKLTSAKTKNGEEYFGDIFISNIEPKTTLKMIGEDKFRKSYYSRIQSLEVLPAAFSLYLVFKPETFKYLNHNYYHFSDSNRVWDANEYTENSWPEAYMASMNVSSEDQVWAESLTAITYMRFDDLNNWENTINTVANKAERGQAYETFKAKKAEDFLTVLERKFPNIRSCIKSVHSSTPLSYRDYIGGHNGNLYGYVKDSNNPMKTFISPKTKIENLFLTGQSINMHGVLGVTIGAVVTCSEIVGKDYLINKINSELGKVNE; translated from the coding sequence GTGAAAAAAAAATACGACATAGTTATTGTAGGAAGTGGGTTAGGAGGATTGGTTTCGGCTATTATTCTTGCTAAAGAAGGAAAAAGTGTTTGTGTTTTAGAAAAAAACAATCAATACGGAGGTAACTTACAAACTTTCGTAAGAGATAAAACCATTTTCGATACCGGAATTCATTACATTGGCGGACTTTCTAAAGGTCAAAACCTTAATGACTATTTCACCTATATTGGTATCATGGATGAATTGAAGTTAAAGAAAATGGATGAAAATGCATTTGATGTAATTTCTTTTGATGATGATACAAATGAATATCCACATGCACAAGGTTATGAAAACTTCATTCAACAACTAAGTTCTTTTTTTCCTGAAGAAGAGGAAGTTATAAGATCTTATTGCGAAAAAATTCAATACACTTGCGATTCTTTTCCACTATATAATTTAAGAGAAGGAGCGGGTTATTCTAATGAAGTTTTATCAATAAATGCAAAAGCCTATTTAGATGAATTAACATCAAATGAAAAATTGAAGGCAGTTTTAGCAGGAACAAATTTTTTATATGCAGGAATTGCAGATAAAACACCTTTATACGTTCATGCATTGTCTGTTAACTCTTATATTCAAAGCTCTTATCGTTGTATTAATGGCGGAAGTCAAATTACAAAACAATTGATTAAACAACTTCGAAAATATGGAGGAGAGGTTTATAAACACAAAGAAATTGTTGGCTTTGGTTATGAAGAAGGGAAATTAACTTCGGCTAAAACTAAAAATGGAGAAGAGTATTTTGGTGATATTTTTATATCGAATATAGAGCCAAAAACCACTCTTAAAATGATTGGCGAAGATAAGTTTAGAAAATCATATTATAGTAGAATTCAAAGTTTAGAAGTTTTACCTGCTGCATTTAGTTTATATTTAGTTTTTAAACCAGAAACGTTTAAATATCTAAATCATAATTATTATCATTTTAGCGATAGTAATAGAGTTTGGGATGCTAATGAATACACTGAAAATAGTTGGCCAGAAGCTTATATGGCCTCTATGAATGTTTCTAGCGAAGATCAAGTGTGGGCAGAAAGTTTAACTGCAATTACTTATATGCGTTTTGATGATTTAAATAATTGGGAAAACACCATTAATACAGTTGCAAATAAGGCAGAAAGAGGTCAAGCCTATGAAACTTTTAAAGCCAAAAAAGCAGAAGATTTTTTAACTGTTTTAGAACGTAAATTTCCTAATATTAGAAGTTGCATTAAATCGGTGCATTCTTCAACACCTTTATCTTATAGAGATTATATAGGCGGTCATAACGGAAATTTATACGGTTATGTAAAAGATTCAAACAATCCTATGAAAACGTTTATTTCGCCAAAAACAAAAATTGAAAATTTGTTTTTAACAGGCCAAAGTATAAATATGCACGGCGTTTTAGGAGTTACAATAGGAGCAGTGGTTACTTGTTCTGAAATCGTAGGGAAAGATTATTTAATAAATAAAATCAATTCTGAATTAGGAAAGGTTAATGAATAA
- a CDS encoding 1-acyl-sn-glycerol-3-phosphate acyltransferase — protein sequence MHTFFIGLHHLIQKNKISSLLIGVVFLFFCGFFASKINFEEDITRIIPKSDKSDVTAKVLQQLKFSDKITVIIEKDKEGTIDDLSDLATTFLDSIVSCNQYINTIQGKVDEENIQETFDFVYNNLPLFLEDKDYEFLENKVNKDSIAVQVQNNYRTLISPTGIIAKDFILKDPLGISFIALKKLQQLNIGDDFKLHDGFVITKDESKILLFINPKLSGSETEKNTVFVAELNKIKETLNKEYKGKSTIDYFGSSLIAVANAKQIKKDIMTTIVISMTVLMLILILFYRKIVIPIIIFIPTIFGVLFALASLYFLKNTISAISLSVGAVLIGITIDYSLHILTHYKYNSNVEILYKDITKPLIMSSSTTAIAFLCLLFVNSEALKDLGVFAAICVMVSAFFSLLIIPHLYKPKNNEHVAKSNLLDKTASFSFHHNKVLIAVSLIIIAISFFTFSKVKFNNNLSDLNFIPKDIKAVEAKLEGATNLTSKSIYLATYGNSIDEVLKNNNTLFNDLNQYKSKGEVLNFSSIGGIILSKEAQIEKINKWNSFWTKSRKEEVESNLISSGAAIGFKPTTHQDFYSLLSKQFEPISFQDYANVKAFFLDEFVSHKNNFYTISSVVKVSNEQRDHFVASMSKEKNVVAIDRQHMNETFLGKLKEDFTSLVNYSLIAVILILFLFFRRIELVLISVIPIIITGLVTTGIMGVFGIQLNIFSTIVCTLIFGHGVDFSIFMTSALQKEYTTGKSELATYRTSILLAVITTVLAIGALIFAEHPALKSISSVSLIGVFSALIITFIFYPILFKICISNRPTKGKSPVSLRMFIHSTLSFIYYGLGGFILSFVGQFVISFIPINKKTKMMWFRRTMSKFMKSVFYTNPFASIGVVNKNNEKFEKPAILIANHTSFLDILAIGMLSPKIIFVVNDWVYNSPFFGRGVKLAGFYPVSQGIDGGVEHLREKVEEGYSIIVFPEGTRSESNAIKRFHKGAFYMAEQFNIDILPIYIHGNSELLPKGDHIIYDETLTVVIGERITPSNTTFGTDYSTRTKKISAFYKNEFSLLRDQLEDESYFKKKLFLSFLYKEQEIVNKVKTDFNTNKATYFRLNQLISKEAKILHIANDYGQIDVLLCLGQPTRKIYSFIEDEEKRGIANTNYIVRNRKIKYLQKIEDVTETFDTVLISTSKFSNESLAHLKKANTIFLMNSFELENELLTYGFNVESREEAILVLKK from the coding sequence ATGCACACTTTTTTTATCGGTTTACATCATTTAATTCAAAAAAATAAGATAAGCTCTCTGTTAATTGGAGTAGTATTTCTATTTTTTTGTGGTTTTTTTGCTTCAAAAATTAATTTTGAAGAAGACATTACGCGTATTATTCCTAAAAGTGATAAATCTGATGTTACTGCAAAGGTTTTACAACAACTTAAATTTTCTGATAAAATAACGGTAATTATTGAAAAAGATAAAGAAGGAACAATTGACGATTTATCTGATTTAGCTACTACTTTCTTAGACAGTATTGTTTCTTGCAATCAATATATAAATACTATTCAAGGAAAAGTAGACGAAGAGAATATTCAAGAAACATTTGATTTCGTTTACAATAATTTGCCTTTGTTTTTAGAAGATAAAGATTATGAATTTCTTGAAAATAAAGTTAATAAAGACAGTATTGCAGTCCAGGTTCAAAATAATTATAGAACATTAATTTCTCCAACAGGAATTATTGCCAAAGACTTTATTCTAAAAGATCCATTAGGAATTTCTTTCATCGCTTTAAAAAAACTACAACAATTAAATATTGGTGACGATTTTAAATTGCATGATGGCTTTGTAATTACAAAAGATGAGTCTAAAATTTTATTGTTTATAAATCCAAAGTTATCAGGAAGTGAAACCGAAAAAAACACAGTTTTTGTAGCCGAATTAAATAAAATTAAAGAAACTCTAAATAAGGAATATAAAGGAAAATCAACTATAGATTATTTTGGGTCGTCATTAATTGCTGTTGCCAATGCAAAGCAAATTAAAAAGGATATTATGACTACCATTGTAATATCTATGACGGTATTAATGCTGATTTTAATTTTGTTTTATAGAAAGATAGTTATTCCAATTATTATTTTTATTCCTACCATTTTCGGAGTGTTATTTGCATTGGCAAGTTTATACTTTTTGAAAAACACTATTTCTGCAATATCATTAAGTGTTGGAGCAGTTTTGATAGGGATTACTATCGATTATTCCTTGCATATTCTCACACATTATAAATACAACAGTAACGTAGAAATACTTTATAAAGACATCACAAAACCTTTAATAATGAGCAGTTCTACAACTGCAATTGCCTTTTTATGTTTGTTGTTTGTAAATTCTGAAGCTTTAAAAGATTTGGGTGTTTTTGCTGCAATTTGCGTAATGGTTTCAGCTTTTTTCTCCTTATTAATTATTCCACATTTATACAAACCAAAAAACAATGAGCACGTTGCTAAGAGTAATTTGTTAGACAAAACGGCTTCATTTTCATTTCATCATAACAAAGTTTTAATAGCAGTTAGTTTAATTATAATTGCAATTAGCTTCTTTACTTTTTCAAAAGTTAAGTTTAACAACAATCTTTCCGATTTAAATTTTATTCCAAAAGATATTAAAGCAGTTGAAGCTAAGCTTGAAGGAGCAACAAATTTAACTTCAAAATCTATATATTTAGCAACATACGGAAACAGTATTGATGAAGTTTTAAAAAACAATAATACTCTTTTTAATGATTTAAACCAATATAAATCAAAGGGTGAAGTTTTAAATTTCAGTTCTATAGGAGGAATTATTTTATCTAAAGAAGCGCAAATTGAAAAAATTAATAAATGGAATTCTTTCTGGACAAAATCAAGAAAAGAAGAAGTTGAATCTAATTTAATTTCGAGCGGTGCTGCAATTGGTTTTAAACCTACAACACATCAAGATTTTTATAGTTTATTAAGTAAGCAGTTTGAACCTATAAGTTTTCAAGACTATGCAAATGTAAAAGCCTTTTTCTTAGACGAATTTGTTTCTCATAAAAACAACTTTTATACCATTTCATCAGTTGTGAAGGTTTCTAATGAACAACGTGATCATTTTGTAGCTTCTATGTCTAAAGAAAAAAATGTAGTTGCAATTGATAGGCAACATATGAATGAAACATTTTTAGGAAAATTAAAAGAAGATTTTACCAGCTTGGTTAATTATTCATTGATTGCTGTTATTTTAATCTTGTTTTTATTTTTTAGAAGAATAGAATTAGTACTAATAAGCGTTATTCCTATTATCATAACTGGGTTAGTGACTACTGGTATTATGGGCGTTTTTGGAATACAACTTAATATTTTTAGTACAATTGTGTGTACTTTAATATTTGGACACGGAGTCGATTTTAGTATTTTTATGACCAGTGCACTTCAAAAAGAATATACAACAGGTAAAAGTGAGTTAGCAACTTATAGAACATCTATTTTATTAGCTGTTATTACTACCGTTTTAGCTATTGGAGCATTAATTTTTGCCGAACATCCAGCTTTAAAATCAATATCATCTGTTTCTTTAATTGGAGTTTTTTCCGCTCTAATTATAACGTTTATATTTTATCCTATTTTATTTAAAATTTGTATTTCTAATAGACCAACAAAAGGAAAATCTCCAGTTTCACTTCGTATGTTTATTCATTCTACTTTGTCCTTTATTTATTATGGATTAGGCGGTTTTATATTATCATTTGTAGGTCAGTTTGTAATTTCTTTTATTCCAATCAATAAGAAAACTAAAATGATGTGGTTTAGACGAACGATGTCTAAATTTATGAAATCTGTTTTTTATACCAATCCTTTTGCAAGCATAGGAGTTGTTAATAAAAATAATGAAAAATTTGAAAAACCCGCTATTCTAATAGCTAATCACACTTCATTTTTAGATATTCTTGCCATTGGAATGTTAAGTCCAAAAATTATTTTTGTGGTTAATGATTGGGTTTATAATTCGCCTTTTTTTGGTCGTGGAGTAAAGTTGGCAGGGTTTTATCCTGTTTCTCAAGGAATTGATGGAGGAGTAGAACACCTTCGTGAAAAAGTGGAAGAAGGATATTCAATTATTGTTTTCCCAGAAGGAACTCGATCTGAGTCTAATGCAATTAAAAGATTTCATAAAGGCGCATTTTATATGGCCGAACAATTTAATATTGATATTTTACCCATTTATATTCATGGTAATTCAGAGTTATTGCCAAAAGGAGATCATATTATTTACGATGAAACTTTAACGGTAGTAATTGGAGAAAGAATTACACCTTCCAATACCACTTTTGGAACCGATTATAGTACAAGAACTAAAAAAATAAGTGCATTTTATAAAAATGAATTTTCACTGCTTAGAGATCAGTTAGAAGATGAATCTTATTTTAAAAAGAAATTGTTTTTAAGTTTTTTATACAAAGAACAAGAAATTGTAAACAAAGTAAAAACCGATTTTAATACTAACAAAGCTACTTATTTTAGGTTAAATCAATTAATAAGTAAAGAAGCTAAAATTCTTCATATAGCTAATGATTACGGACAAATTGATGTTTTGTTATGTTTAGGGCAACCTACAAGAAAAATTTATTCGTTTATTGAAGATGAAGAAAAACGTGGTATAGCAAATACAAATTATATTGTTAGAAATCGTAAAATTAAGTATCTTCAAAAAATAGAAGATGTAACTGAAACTTTTGATACGGTTTTAATAAGTACGTCAAAATTTTCGAATGAAAGTTTAGCACATTTAAAAAAGGCAAATACAATTTTTCTAATGAATAGTTTTGAGTTGGAGAATGAGCTTTTAACTTATGGTTTTAATGTGGAAAGTAGAGAAGAAGCTATTTTAGTTTTAAAGAAATAA